The genomic stretch tctggtatttcttttatatggtttatgtattttggttaaataatcatttattatgaaggttaatatttgcgcttttatacctcaaattagtaacagattggaaaatttcatccattattaaataaatatatttttatttcttatgtccaaaatctcaatgataaatggaatgtttattcataacattaacaatggaatgcttattatatatcaatatatcaataaattgtaaaaatatttttgtattatattttttgattatttccttaatatagtatacaaaaaaaattaagcaaattatattactataaattaataatgttttactttattatgtcgcaaactggaaaaagttatttgtggaaattttttgaactcatttattgatcatttaacatacattacattaaaaaaaaactcttatgcaataaatttgtgtacgttgatccaactatatatatatatatatatatatatatatatatatatatatatatatatatatatatatatatatatatatatatatatatatatatatatatatatatatatatatatataaatatatattatattttaacttttttaaaataaattattgaACTTGCGCGACCCGTGCGAACGTACTTTACTAGTTAATATTACAATGTATAATTTATATActtatttaaatatttttgggTGGACAAAAATCGGACAATTTTGAATAAATCTAACTTAGAAAACAGAGCTAGAGGTGACTATAGAGCGCCGGCGCAATGGATGAAATCTTAACCTACTCActcccaaacataatattttcTGTCCTATCTATCACTTTCAAAAAGAACCATTATCTTCTTTCGTTGTTTTCTTTGAAGGAGAAAGAAGGATGAAATTCTCTCCTTGCTAGATTTATTTTTAGTATACAAATGTATTCATAATCACAtggaaaaaaaaattaatatattaaCCTTTTGGAACCCACACTGAAAAaaaacttttaatttttttttatgttttggATTGTGCTTTTGTCAAAGTTTGAAATTCGAGTTTGAATTATTGGATTTGATAAATTTATATAATTTcgtttttattttaattaactCAAGATATTAAGTtgagttatatatatatatatatatatatatatatatatatatatatatatatatatatatatatatatatatatagtcatATTTCTAATAATATATAGTTTGAATATATTTTTTTAAGTAGGAATAATTCTTCCCCTACAAATCGATTTTATGAGACTGAGTTAGAGTCAATCACATTTTTTAACCTATACAAAAAATACACAGAAAATTGCATCACTACCACTTTTtaaataacaatttttttttaattattattaaaattttGTATAATAATGAGTTAgatgattttttttattaatagATCACATAGCCACCTCTAACCTCAATTGACTAAACGTCATGGTCTTATAAGAGAATTTGAGTTATATATCTTACAATTTTGTATTACATTCTttgaaagaaaaataaataagttTGTCCTATATATAACAATTGTTTTCAAAGAATTAAATTAAGATTTTTCTTCTTCTCTTATAAAAGGGCAATACAACCATAGTCTAAACCAAGTTCTTCTACTCCTTCTTTACTTTCAAGTTCCAATAGCTAAGAAATAAAATGGGTTCCAAACTTCTAGTACTATTTGTTTTTGTGATGTTGTTTGCTTTAAGTTCAGCAATTCCAAACAAGAGAAAGCCATATAAACCATGCAAAAACCTAGTCTTTTATTTTCATGACATACTTTACAATGGAAAGAATGCAGCAAATGCAACATCAGCAATAGTAGCAGCTCCAGAAGGTGTTAGTTTAACTAAATTGGCACCTCAATCCCACTTTGGTAACATAATAGTTTTTGATGACCCTATCACATTAAGCCATAGCCTTTCTTCAAAACAAGTTGGAAGAGCACAAGGGTTTTATATTTATgataccaaaaacacatacactTCTTGGCTTAGTTTCACATTTGTTCTTAATAGCACTCATCATCAAGGAACCATTACTTTTGCTGGAGCTGACCCAATTGTCGCCAAAACTAGAGATATTTCTGTCACTGGTGGTACTGGAGATTTCTTTATGCATAGAGGAATTGCTACTATTACCACTGATGCCTTTGAAGGCGAGGCTTATTTTCGACTTGGTGTTTATATCAAGTTCTTTGAGTGTTGGTAACTATCAAATTAAGTACTACTTACTATAATAAAAGCAATTAAATTTGAAGTTAAATTATTGTTGTCTCTTTTCATGTTGTGTTTTTAATTAATTAGTCCATAAAGTATACTCTTTATATTTCTTTTGTtctctattattattatcaataaATGAAAATCCTATCTACTAGTTTCTTTTTAGAATAAGCATATCACATTTTCACGTTGACGTATAAGATAAATAATTTTTCCTCAATCTTATTTCAAACAACACAAAAATTATATATGACATTGAACCGACATAAAAATAAGACTATGAACTACTATCTTGTCACGATCATTATATATTTATAAAATCCATTTTGAATTTTATAGTTTATGGTTTGAGCACAGAAAtttcccatgaaatttgataaaaaaaaatatattttattttatttaagaGATTAAACTCAAAAATATTTTAGGATAGATTGTGCAAAAATTATAAGTTTAAAACACATTTGACGTTAAAGTCGAAAATAAAAAGAACTTGATAATAACTTTTAATGTAGTAAATGATTTTAAAAAGTAAGAAATTCAATTCATGAATGGAATGCAaatacatacatttgcatatcacTCTTTTCTCACAAAACATTGGGGTACTTCAAGTTTGTAGAATTTGTGTGAAATTACGGATCCCTAAAACTACCAACTAACAATGCTTATATACTAGTTCTAATGTAACTGTCTACAACGGCCGACTCAGCAAACTATGTCACGTTTCCAACGTCATGCAACCTTctcttttgcaagctttacacGTGTTCTTTGATAACCGTCTGATCTCATTCGTTTGTGTCTTGTTCGACGGCATGCAGTTAGTAATATTACATTGGAAACTCCAAATTTCGCTAAGTTCAAAACTTATGTATCCCTGGTCTTTTAAACTAATTGCTTGAAAGTGCGACCAAGGTCACCATCACCCTTCGACATGAtaaattttccaaaaatgaatATCTGATTCCATGGCCGTAACTGACCATTTCGACCTAGCTAAAACCCAAATCAAATAATCTCCAAAAAAATTTCAAATCCTCACATCTAAAGCTTGTGTTGAAAATTCCGAGGTAACAAATTTCTCCCCCAAAATACCATGTTTCGACTTCTCTTTTTGTCAAAAGGAGAAAGGTGGCATTTTTGAAATCGTTTTTCGACATTATTCAAACCCTTTTGTTGACGTCAATGTCATTATTACAACTTTAATGCAAGTTATCATTTCCAAAGGATTTTTGTATAAAAAAATCTCATAATTACTATATTTTCTAGGAGATCGTGGGTTTGCCACTATTATTAACTTCCAACAATTGCCACTtcctaaaaaaatgaaatgttTTAACTTAACATGCGTTCGCCACGTGTCCATCATTTTAAGGGCAACTGCTACTATAAATACTCATTTCAAGACCTTCATCATTCTTCTTCACCCGCACTTCATAACCAAGTTGTTTCCATGCAAAGAGATAAGAAGAAAGACCTCTTTTTCTACATCATGATTTCTTCAAACACTCAACTCAACCATGAAAACTTCTACTTCAACTCACAAGGCGGATACCAGAAAAAATCCTCTAGCATTTTCTATTCCGTAAGTGGAGGGAGGACAATGCTCAATCTCTAATAAACTATTAGCATTATTAGGTCCATATCCTTATCCCAAATTGCGCCCTAAGAAAGTAAAGGATTCATTTCCTTGTTATGTCTCCACTATCCCTTATACATTTGAACAACGCGCGCTTGATTTAAAATTCTTGAATCCTTATGAGTGCATTTTTTCGACCAACTGCTACGCCAAACAACAAAGACTATATCACGTGGCTCGACAGAGTGCAAGGCCAACGAAAAGAACAATGGGAAAACTTAGATATTTTTGACATAATCCAAATTTCTAGGATCTACCCTATGTGTAACCAATGCATGTTGATTTGTTCGATCTTCTTTTGGGAAGGATCGACAAATATATTATAGCTTCCTTGTAGAATGATTACACCGACTATGTTCGACGTAGCAACTATAACCAGATTTACACCTCTATGAGAAATCTTTGATCCCACGCTGAAAACCAATATTGAATTCAACTTCGACAATCCCGGTTTTAAACAATACATCACCGACCATCATGACAAAACCAACATAAAAGTTTCCGACCTGGAATATATTGCAGTTTTAACCCTTTGTCTTTCTCATTATAGTTTATGCTCAGGCTCTTTGCAAATAGCTAAAGGATATATCCATTTAGTAATTCACACTACTACGTAATAGACCTTTCGTAACATCCATTTTACAACGGTCATCGTGTTAACCGTGGTAATAGTTTATTTTTGGACGCTTTGTTTTTGTATTTACTAAAGGACATGTCACAACGGTCATATAGAACAACCGTATTAAAATTTATATGTAGTAAAATGGTTTGAATCCCAAAACCAACAATTTGGAAATTTATCGTGATAATAATGTGATTGACCTTATATATCACCACAATTTTTTTTTCAACTGAGGTGAAAGGTGttacttatttatatataagcTAAATTATCCCTCGCTTCAGTATATAACAATTGTGTCCCtcaaaacaaaaccctaacaACTCTTTCACTCGCCTCTCTCAAAATGAAACCCAACAACTCAGTCAGTCGTCTCTCTCATATGGAAACCCTAAAACGGAACCATAACATCAAATCTTAGCCAATGGGTATTTACAAGTTCATTTTGACTATAGTTTTTTTTTCAAAGTCTATTTCAATAGCTTGTTTCATAATGTTTAAATTTCCTGCTTGTTTTGACTTGTATGTGGGGATGCTTATTTCAATAAAGAGGACGAAGCTAAAGTTAGCGTTGCAAACTTGTGTAAAAGATCCAGAATGACATCCATTCAAGATAGACACAAGTTTGCAGCTCTAACTTTAGCTTCATCCTTATTTCATTGAGGACACgccattacatgacatgcatgGTACATTTTTGAAACATTCTTTGACTTGATATATTTATTGTATCGTGTTTGTAATTTATGATTTGTTGTTAATGAATGTTTTTGATGAATGTTATTATTAATgtttgtttaaaagatgattttatTATATATTACGTGGTTTGAGTGTTTTTCAAATACCTTACCAAATATATCACTTTTTAAACTGcattagaaaattataatatgataGATAAAGTTGTATTAGAAAACAAGTACACGTTCAATTCTTGACAAGAATTATTCACATCGTTATCTATATGTTATTCTTTGATAGTTAGTACTTGCTTTAGTGATTATAGTTCTTCTACCACCCTTCTCTCCACTctaattttgtttgcaaaataGTATTTACTTGCAAACAAAATAGCAAAAGGTTATATGTTTAGTCAGCATTGCAAAAATAAGCATTCCACctaatttataataaactcaagtGTATATATTACAACGGTTGTTTAGTATAACCCGAAGAGAGCTGGTTTGGCTTTTTCACCTAGTGCAACCCGAAGAGATCTAAAGCGAATTCAAGAAGTGTTTCACAATGCTGGTTTTATTCATACCAAGGATCAGCCTACTGCTACAATCTTAGAAGACGATGAAGAACAAGGAGTGACAGACTTTGCAACGTGTGGATCGACGTGCCAGgattggattgttgttgatgttcttTCTGTTATTCACTTGTCAAAGTAATATGTTTgctttttattattttcaaaatccctttgccatgcccaaggtgaaagtgaatctatgtaggctttgtttcaaatttcattatcattaataaaatgttattttgtttatc from Lathyrus oleraceus cultivar Zhongwan6 chromosome 7, CAAS_Psat_ZW6_1.0, whole genome shotgun sequence encodes the following:
- the LOC127106394 gene encoding disease resistance response protein 206 precursor; this encodes MGSKLLVLFVFVMLFALSSAIPNKRKPYKPCKNLVFYFHDILYNGKNAANATSAIVAAPEGVSLTKLAPQSHFGNIIVFDDPITLSHSLSSKQVGRAQGFYIYDTKNTYTSWLSFTFVLNSTHHQGTITFAGADPIVAKTRDISVTGGTGDFFMHRGIATITTDAFEGEAYFRLGVYIKFFECW